One region of Oscillatoria salina IIICB1 genomic DNA includes:
- a CDS encoding ABC transporter permease gives MKENPLTIWGVYSVWLRHARVYRKTWLVNSLPPLSEPIIYLIAFGYGLTPLIGEITYQGETVSYLEFIAPGMIAIGVLFQSFVEGSYGSFIRLTFQKTWQALLTAPLTFSEVFVGDWLWATTKGLFAGTLTGIVASIWGLYSGWNLLVSLPIMLLGSLLFSAIGLLTAGTVRTVDQLNVPIFLLIIPMFTLCGTYFPRDTLPSWLEALANILPLAWLVDLLRWHLGLSPWWFLSLIGLVALAGISAILAWRRIYPQLFR, from the coding sequence ATGAAAGAAAATCCGCTAACAATTTGGGGCGTATATTCAGTGTGGCTGCGTCACGCCAGAGTTTATCGGAAAACCTGGTTAGTAAATAGTTTACCCCCGCTTTCCGAACCAATAATTTATCTCATAGCTTTTGGTTATGGTTTAACTCCCTTAATCGGAGAAATAACTTATCAAGGTGAAACAGTTAGCTATTTAGAATTTATTGCACCAGGAATGATTGCCATTGGCGTATTATTTCAATCATTTGTTGAAGGGTCTTATGGTAGTTTTATTCGTTTAACCTTTCAAAAAACCTGGCAAGCTTTATTAACTGCACCGTTAACCTTTAGCGAAGTATTTGTTGGCGATTGGTTATGGGCGACAACCAAAGGATTATTTGCCGGAACCTTAACCGGAATAGTAGCATCAATTTGGGGACTTTACTCCGGTTGGAATTTATTGGTATCCTTACCAATAATGCTTTTAGGAAGTTTACTATTTAGCGCGATCGGATTACTAACCGCAGGAACAGTACGAACCGTCGATCAATTAAACGTACCCATATTTTTGTTGATCATCCCGATGTTTACTCTCTGTGGTACTTACTTCCCTCGCGACACCTTACCTTCCTGGTTAGAAGCACTAGCAAATATTTTACCCTTAGCCTGGTTAGTCGATTTGCTACGCTGGCATCTAGGACTATCGCCGTGGTGGTTTTTGTCCTTAATTGGGTTAGTCGCATTGGCAGGAATATCTGCAATTTTAGCTTGGCGACGAATCTATCCCCAACTATTCCGTTAA
- a CDS encoding ABC transporter ATP-binding protein, which translates to MVSLRNEPETAALTAYDLWKEYNQRAVVQGVSFNLDRGEVLGLLGANGAGKTTTVGMLYGAVIPTRGFVKLGNYDVKNQGRKARMRMGIVTQEDNLDPDFTVIENLIYFAQFYRITGKKARARAGELLARVGLENYAQHRIDELSGGLKRRLVLARALINHPQVVFLDEPTTGLDPDARQDFWRLVIELKEKGAGILLTTHYMDEAQRLCDRLILIQQGKVIDEGTPKELIARTAGLEVVEIAGIKEEILQQLTNKFSTWYRPFGSSYLIGLPIDNPEKMWENLSNTKPILLSRRQANLEDVFLRLTGKILD; encoded by the coding sequence ATGGTTTCCTTAAGGAACGAACCAGAAACGGCGGCGCTAACTGCCTACGATCTCTGGAAAGAATACAATCAGCGTGCCGTAGTCCAAGGAGTCAGCTTTAACCTCGATCGGGGAGAAGTTCTCGGTTTACTAGGCGCAAACGGTGCCGGAAAAACAACCACAGTGGGAATGTTATATGGTGCAGTAATTCCTACTCGCGGTTTTGTCAAATTGGGTAACTATGATGTCAAAAACCAAGGTAGAAAAGCTCGAATGCGGATGGGAATTGTCACCCAAGAAGACAATCTCGATCCTGATTTTACGGTAATCGAAAATCTAATTTATTTTGCTCAATTTTACCGCATTACTGGCAAAAAAGCAAGAGCGAGGGCAGGAGAATTATTAGCAAGAGTTGGCTTAGAAAATTACGCCCAACATCGCATCGACGAACTTTCCGGAGGGTTAAAAAGACGCTTAGTATTAGCGAGGGCATTAATCAATCATCCCCAGGTAGTATTTTTAGACGAACCAACCACCGGATTAGACCCAGATGCGCGGCAAGATTTTTGGCGGTTAGTAATAGAATTAAAAGAGAAGGGGGCTGGCATATTGCTGACGACACACTACATGGACGAAGCGCAGCGTTTATGCGATCGCCTAATTTTAATCCAACAAGGAAAAGTAATTGATGAAGGAACTCCCAAGGAATTAATCGCCCGGACAGCAGGTTTAGAAGTTGTAGAGATTGCCGGCATAAAAGAGGAAATTTTGCAACAGTTAACAAACAAATTTAGCACTTGGTATCGTCCTTTTGGCAGTAGTTATTTAATTGGTTTACCAATAGATAACCCAGAGAAAATGTGGGAAAATTTAAGTAATACTAAACCCATTTTACTCAGTCGTCGTCAAGCCAACTTAGAAGACGTATTCTTACGACTAACTGGAAAAATTTTGGATTAA
- a CDS encoding Ig-like domain-containing protein has product MTIIWTGGGDGTSWNDPANWDTGEVPGLSNTVVINDGDSVTLDEDVTVAVLNLNGGTLTGSGGLTTTQALNWTGGTMSGTGTTTVAETATLSIGGDVDNFLSERTFINAGTGTFSSVATFVFSGEATFTNEVDATFEITGEGDFEFEGDGSGTFSNVGTFTKSVDVETSFSENISFLNTGTVELDIGTLILNGEVTGNCDRFEIAEGAILLLGGATNTFDTETRFEGEGTLEIEAGSSFVVNVATGGDGDGDGDGDGDGDGDGDGDGDGDGDGDGDGDGDGDGDGDGDGDGDDDDDDDDDDDDDDDGGVGDDDDDDDDDDDDDDDGDGNGEDRKSLVIDVNFVNNGTVEVSSEASLELAFSGEISGNYQIGANGSIEFSGETQTFGSEVSFAGEGSIAIDAQTTFTVSRNFTLDLDFFNSGRVVIENGVILLVNGEVTGNCDRFQIGEGGSLTLGGEENSFDTETVFEGEGTLEIEEGSTVTITEAIVGDGDGDGDGDGDGDGDGDGDGDGDGDGDGDGDGDGDGDGDDDDDDDDDDDDDDDDDDGGTGDDDDDDDDDGGTGDDDDDDDDEGKKSLTIDINLVNKGTIAIETGASLDLAFEGEITGNYEIDTDAFVSLTGAAFTFAEGAGFFGEGILELAQNSFLSIERSFSLETFFSSSSIVEIESGGVLTLVKGAEFESSIEISQQASLELSSEVTFETGIDITGEGLLELLEGGTLVIDVGDGDDDGGDGDGDGDGDGDGDGDGDGDGDGDGDGDGDGDGDGDGDGDGDGDGDGDDDDDDDDDDDDGGVGDDDDDDDDDDDDDDDDDDGGNGDDKDTVTIEVEFENSGSVKIEQEAKLSLAFSGEINGEYEISANGFLKFTGETQTFREGTTITGQGSVESSSNLTIDKSITIETGFEQTGGTLTIDEEFSLTKFELFSGSLVVNSSFNVKTLIVRGNAEAIQGQENITADTYIEAFDITLDEGGSQVFDDSNLELVNTNAAASEVVYTLTDLADYGTIFLDGEELAVGDTFTQEDINNGLVSYENDGSDVTDDSFSFTVDDGDGTQSEEISVDFTINVVNDAPIATEDELNSPDGEPVTFDPLANDSDDEGEDLELDPESIVGAGNGTVTVNEDGTITYTPNAGFNGSEDFSYEVSDSEGNISIGTIIINVGTAAKFFVAEDDEVTTTPGTSILIDVLANDTDDDRRPEDLQIVPGSLVGAANGTIEITEDGQILFTPASFFRGKEDFYYEIIDEEGKVDTGKVIVTVGEDDGTDDGTDDGTDDGTDDGTDDGTDDGTDDGTDDGTDDGTDDGTDDGTDDGTDDGTDDGTDDGTDDGTDDGTDDGTDDGTDDGTDDGTDDGVDDGTDNGGTTPDEPLFGSDGNDVIEVDDDTSNSLVFSGDGDDFIDASAGSNNRILAGDGNDEIIAGTGDRVIAGDGDDFIDATAGGGNNRLYGGDGNDDFLLGSNDRLVGGDDVDRFFVTNGGGNTITGGEAADQFWIATGGSLPDAANTITDFEVGVDVLGFGGTFANISEFADLTLTVTDGNTTVSAQGQDIAVLLGVEEDLTAASFVFDSSLTV; this is encoded by the coding sequence ATGACAATTATCTGGACTGGAGGTGGCGATGGTACGTCATGGAACGATCCAGCTAACTGGGATACTGGTGAAGTCCCAGGATTATCAAATACGGTTGTTATTAACGACGGAGACAGTGTAACTCTCGACGAAGATGTTACCGTTGCGGTACTTAATCTCAATGGCGGTACTTTAACTGGTAGTGGTGGGCTAACTACAACACAAGCCTTAAACTGGACTGGTGGTACGATGTCTGGTACGGGAACCACAACCGTAGCAGAAACTGCTACTTTGTCAATTGGTGGGGATGTAGACAACTTTCTCTCCGAACGTACTTTTATTAATGCTGGTACGGGAACTTTTAGTAGTGTCGCAACTTTTGTTTTTAGTGGAGAAGCAACCTTTACTAATGAAGTAGACGCTACATTTGAAATTACTGGAGAAGGCGACTTCGAGTTTGAAGGTGACGGGAGTGGTACTTTTTCTAATGTAGGTACTTTTACTAAGTCGGTAGATGTTGAAACTTCTTTTAGTGAAAACATTTCTTTTCTCAATACCGGAACCGTCGAATTAGACATTGGGACATTAATTCTCAATGGTGAAGTTACCGGAAACTGCGATCGCTTTGAGATCGCTGAAGGTGCAATTTTACTTCTCGGTGGGGCAACTAATACCTTTGATACCGAAACCCGCTTTGAAGGAGAAGGTACTTTAGAAATTGAAGCAGGCAGTAGCTTTGTCGTTAATGTCGCTACTGGTGGTGATGGCGATGGCGATGGCGATGGCGATGGCGATGGTGATGGCGATGGCGATGGCGATGGCGATGGCGATGGCGATGGCGATGGCGATGGCGATGGCGATGGTGATGGCGATGGCGATGGCGATGGCGATGGCGATGACGATGACGACGATGATGATGATGATGATGATGATGATGACGGCGGCGTAGGTGACGACGACGACGATGACGACGACGATGACGACGACGATGATGATGGCGATGGTAATGGAGAAGATCGCAAATCTTTAGTCATCGATGTGAACTTCGTTAACAACGGTACAGTCGAAGTCAGCAGCGAAGCATCATTAGAGTTAGCCTTTAGCGGTGAAATTAGCGGTAACTACCAAATTGGCGCTAATGGATCGATAGAATTTAGTGGTGAAACACAAACTTTTGGTTCAGAAGTTAGTTTTGCTGGTGAAGGATCGATCGCCATCGACGCACAAACTACTTTCACCGTCAGTCGAAATTTTACTCTCGATCTTGACTTTTTCAATAGCGGCAGAGTCGTAATTGAAAATGGCGTTATCTTGCTAGTTAATGGGGAAGTAACCGGAAACTGCGATCGCTTCCAGATCGGTGAAGGTGGTAGCCTCACGTTAGGTGGAGAGGAAAATAGCTTCGACACCGAAACCGTCTTTGAAGGAGAAGGTACTTTAGAAATTGAAGAAGGTAGTACCGTAACGATTACCGAAGCGATCGTTGGTGACGGCGATGGCGATGGCGATGGCGATGGCGATGGTGACGGCGATGGTGACGGCGATGGCGATGGCGATGGCGATGGCGATGGCGATGGCGATGGCGATGGCGATGGCGATGGCGATGATGACGATGACGATGACGATGACGATGATGACGATGACGATGACGATGACGGCGGTACAGGTGACGACGACGACGATGATGACGATGACGGCGGTACAGGTGACGACGACGACGATGACGATGACGAAGGTAAGAAATCTCTAACCATCGACATCAACCTTGTCAACAAAGGCACGATCGCGATCGAAACTGGCGCAAGTTTAGATCTCGCTTTCGAGGGAGAAATTACTGGTAACTACGAAATTGATACCGATGCTTTTGTCAGCCTAACTGGTGCAGCATTTACGTTTGCTGAAGGCGCTGGCTTCTTTGGTGAAGGTATCCTCGAACTAGCCCAAAATAGCTTCCTCAGTATCGAGCGATCGTTCAGTCTGGAAACTTTCTTCTCCAGCAGCAGTATCGTCGAAATTGAAAGCGGAGGCGTACTAACTTTAGTTAAAGGTGCTGAATTTGAAAGCAGCATCGAAATCTCTCAACAAGCATCCCTAGAGTTAAGCAGTGAAGTCACTTTCGAGACTGGTATCGACATTACCGGAGAAGGCTTACTCGAATTACTCGAAGGTGGTACCCTCGTCATTGACGTTGGCGATGGCGATGACGACGGCGGCGATGGCGATGGCGATGGCGATGGCGATGGCGATGGCGATGGCGATGGCGACGGCGATGGCGATGGCGATGGCGATGGCGATGGCGATGGCGATGGCGATGGCGATGGCGACGGCGATGGCGATGGCGATGGCGACGGCGATGACGACGATGACGACGATGACGACGATGATGACGGCGGCGTAGGTGACGACGACGACGACGATGACGACGATGACGACGACGATGATGATGACGACGACGGCGGAAACGGCGACGACAAAGATACAGTCACCATCGAAGTTGAGTTTGAAAATAGCGGTAGCGTCAAGATCGAACAAGAAGCCAAACTTTCACTCGCCTTTAGCGGTGAAATCAATGGAGAATACGAAATCTCTGCTAATGGTTTCTTGAAGTTCACCGGAGAAACTCAAACCTTCCGCGAAGGAACAACCATCACAGGTCAAGGTTCAGTTGAATCATCCAGCAATTTGACAATCGACAAATCCATCACCATCGAAACTGGATTTGAACAAACTGGCGGAACCCTTACCATTGATGAAGAATTCAGCTTAACCAAGTTTGAATTGTTCTCAGGAAGCTTAGTTGTCAATAGCAGCTTCAACGTCAAGACTTTGATTGTCCGAGGTAATGCTGAAGCAATCCAAGGACAAGAAAACATCACTGCTGATACCTATATCGAAGCTTTTGATATCACCCTTGATGAAGGTGGAAGTCAAGTTTTTGACGACAGTAACCTCGAACTGGTAAACACTAATGCTGCTGCGAGTGAAGTAGTTTACACTCTCACTGATTTAGCAGATTACGGTACCATCTTCCTCGACGGAGAAGAATTAGCAGTTGGCGATACCTTCACCCAAGAAGATATCAACAACGGTTTAGTCAGTTACGAAAACGATGGTAGCGATGTTACCGACGATAGCTTTAGCTTTACCGTTGATGATGGCGACGGTACTCAGAGTGAGGAAATCAGCGTTGACTTCACAATTAATGTAGTTAACGATGCACCGATCGCTACTGAAGACGAGTTAAATAGTCCTGATGGCGAACCTGTAACTTTCGATCCTCTGGCTAACGATAGCGATGATGAAGGTGAAGATTTAGAACTCGATCCTGAAAGCATTGTCGGTGCGGGTAACGGTACTGTCACAGTTAACGAAGATGGTACGATTACCTATACTCCGAATGCTGGCTTCAACGGTAGCGAAGACTTCTCTTATGAAGTTTCTGATTCAGAAGGTAATATCAGCATCGGTACAATAATCATCAATGTCGGTACGGCAGCTAAATTCTTTGTTGCTGAAGATGATGAGGTGACAACTACACCGGGAACGTCTATCCTGATTGATGTTCTGGCTAACGACACCGATGACGATCGCCGTCCTGAAGATTTACAAATCGTTCCTGGTAGCCTGGTCGGTGCTGCTAACGGTACGATTGAAATTACCGAAGATGGTCAAATTCTCTTTACTCCTGCTTCCTTCTTCCGTGGTAAGGAAGATTTCTATTACGAAATTATCGACGAAGAGGGTAAGGTCGATACTGGTAAGGTGATTGTTACTGTCGGCGAAGACGACGGTACTGATGACGGTACTGACGATGGTACTGACGACGGTACTGATGATGGTACTGATGACGGTACTGACGATGGTACTGATGATGGAACCGATGATGGTACTGACGATGGTACTGATGACGGAACCGATGATGGTACTGATGATGGTACTGACGATGGTACTGATGACGGTACTGACGATGGTACTGATGATGGTACTGATGACGGTACTGATGATGGTACTGACGACGGTACTGATGATGGTACCGATGACGGTACTGACGATGGCGTTGACGATGGTACCGACAACGGTGGAACCACTCCTGACGAACCTCTCTTCGGTTCCGATGGTAACGACGTTATCGAAGTTGACGACGACACCAGCAACAGCCTAGTCTTTAGCGGTGACGGTGATGACTTCATCGACGCTTCTGCTGGTAGCAACAACCGCATCTTAGCTGGCGACGGCAACGATGAAATTATTGCTGGTACTGGCGATCGCGTAATCGCTGGTGACGGTGATGACTTCATTGATGCGACCGCAGGTGGCGGTAACAACCGTCTCTACGGTGGTGACGGTAACGATGACTTCCTGCTTGGTAGTAATGACCGTTTGGTTGGTGGCGATGATGTTGACCGCTTCTTCGTTACTAACGGTGGTGGTAACACCATCACAGGTGGCGAAGCTGCTGACCAATTCTGGATTGCTACAGGTGGTAGCTTACCCGATGCAGCCAACACGATTACTGACTTTGAAGTTGGTGTCGATGTCCTCGGCTTCGGTGGTACATTCGCAAATATCAGCGAATTTGCCGATTTGACCTTGACTGTAACTGATGGCAATACCACAGTCTCAGCCCAAGGTCAAGACATTGC
- a CDS encoding papain fold toxin domain-containing protein, with protein sequence MSNLSDEEIYAEIGTITSQFQLLECDECALAVINWLTANGIEGKVLRLRTRYPDEDYIVSDRVDVAESITINGRHYGVEVRGKVFDNLSNEGMRREDWLNDFHCPSEEFILEELE encoded by the coding sequence GTGAGTAATTTAAGTGATGAAGAAATATACGCTGAAATTGGCACAATTACAAGTCAATTTCAGCTACTTGAATGTGATGAGTGTGCTTTAGCTGTGATAAATTGGTTAACAGCTAACGGTATTGAAGGGAAAGTTTTGCGGCTGAGAACGAGATATCCAGATGAAGATTATATTGTTAGCGATCGCGTAGACGTGGCTGAATCGATTACTATTAATGGTAGGCATTATGGGGTAGAAGTGAGAGGGAAAGTATTTGATAATCTTTCAAATGAGGGAATGAGACGCGAAGACTGGCTAAATGATTTTCACTGTCCAAGTGAAGAGTTTATTCTTGAGGAGTTAGAATAG
- a CDS encoding ABC-F family ATP-binding cassette domain-containing protein has translation MLRLEHITKIYSTGEVLKDINWEVKPGERVGLVGVNGAGKSTQLKIITGEVEPTTGEVIRPASMHIAYLTQEFEVEPSRTVREEFWTVFREANQVQEGIAKTTREMETASGEELDQLIKKLDKLQRKFEALDGYGLEAQIEKILPEMGFAPEDGDRLVSSFSGGWQMRMSLGKILLQNPDVLLLDEPTNHLDLETIEWLENYLKNLNTPMVIVSHDREFLDRLCTKIVETERGVSTTYLGNYSSYLTQKAENLAATESAYEQQQKEIAKQQVFIERFRASATRSTQAKSREKQLEKIEKIEAPTANLRTLRFRFPDCPRSGREVGLIKDLSHTYNDQILFLGANLEIERGDKIAFLGPNGCGKSTLLRMLMAMEQPEDGIVRLGQHNIIPGYFEQNQAEALDLNKTVMDTIHDEVPDWKNEEVRNLLGQFLFSGDTVFKKVEALSGGEKARVALAKMLLRPANLLILDEPTNHLDIPAKEMLEEALHNYDGTVIIVSHDRYFISKVANKIVEIRNGELISYLGDYHYYLDKLAEEKEAERRRIEAEKKAAKKAAKEAKKKNKKKVGAK, from the coding sequence ATGCTGCGACTGGAACATATTACTAAAATTTATTCGACGGGCGAAGTGCTGAAAGACATCAACTGGGAGGTAAAACCGGGAGAAAGAGTGGGTTTGGTTGGTGTGAATGGCGCAGGTAAGTCTACTCAGTTGAAGATTATCACAGGAGAGGTGGAACCGACGACTGGTGAGGTAATTCGTCCTGCATCAATGCACATTGCTTATCTGACGCAAGAGTTTGAAGTTGAACCCAGTCGCACTGTCAGGGAAGAGTTTTGGACGGTTTTCCGCGAAGCTAATCAAGTCCAGGAAGGTATTGCAAAGACGACTCGCGAGATGGAAACGGCGTCAGGAGAGGAACTTGACCAATTAATCAAGAAGTTGGATAAGCTACAACGTAAGTTTGAGGCTCTCGACGGATATGGTTTAGAAGCCCAAATTGAGAAAATTTTACCAGAAATGGGGTTTGCTCCCGAAGACGGCGATCGCCTGGTATCTTCTTTCAGTGGTGGCTGGCAAATGCGGATGAGTTTAGGTAAAATTCTCCTCCAAAATCCGGATGTTTTGTTACTTGACGAGCCGACTAACCACCTGGATTTAGAAACAATCGAATGGCTGGAAAATTACCTGAAAAATTTAAACACGCCAATGGTAATTGTTTCTCACGATCGCGAGTTTCTCGACCGTCTTTGCACAAAAATTGTCGAAACTGAGCGCGGTGTTTCTACAACCTATTTAGGTAATTATAGCTCATATTTAACTCAAAAAGCTGAAAATCTTGCTGCTACCGAAAGTGCTTACGAACAGCAACAAAAAGAAATTGCCAAACAGCAAGTATTTATCGAACGATTTCGCGCTAGTGCGACGCGCAGCACCCAAGCGAAAAGCCGCGAGAAACAATTAGAAAAAATTGAGAAAATTGAAGCGCCGACTGCAAATTTAAGAACGTTACGCTTTCGTTTTCCCGACTGTCCTCGTAGCGGACGCGAAGTAGGTTTAATTAAAGATTTGAGTCATACTTATAACGACCAAATTCTCTTTTTAGGCGCAAATTTAGAAATCGAACGAGGCGATAAAATTGCCTTCCTCGGTCCTAATGGTTGCGGGAAATCAACCTTACTGCGAATGTTGATGGCAATGGAACAACCAGAAGATGGAATTGTTCGCCTTGGTCAACATAATATCATTCCCGGTTATTTCGAGCAAAATCAAGCGGAAGCTCTCGATTTAAATAAGACAGTTATGGATACTATTCATGACGAAGTACCCGACTGGAAAAACGAAGAAGTTCGCAATTTGTTAGGACAATTTTTGTTTAGTGGTGACACAGTATTTAAGAAAGTCGAAGCTTTAAGTGGTGGCGAAAAAGCCCGCGTTGCTTTAGCGAAAATGTTGCTACGTCCAGCGAATTTGCTAATTTTAGATGAGCCGACAAACCACTTAGATATTCCCGCGAAGGAGATGTTAGAAGAGGCGTTACATAATTACGATGGTACAGTAATTATTGTCTCTCACGATCGCTACTTTATTTCTAAGGTGGCTAATAAAATTGTCGAAATTCGTAACGGTGAATTGATTAGTTATTTGGGAGATTATCACTATTATTTAGATAAATTGGCAGAGGAAAAAGAAGCGGAACGTCGTCGCATAGAAGCGGAGAAAAAAGCTGCGAAGAAAGCCGCCAAGGAAGCGAAGAAAAAGAATAAGAAAAAAGTCGGCGCAAAGTGA
- a CDS encoding DUF1971 domain-containing protein: protein MKTLPKDAICYRKTPVFTQDQIPEGFLTRHSTKKGIWGKINVVSGSLRYRINADILEEHTLTPTKFGIVEPEVPHQVQPLGEVEFYVEFYRLPK, encoded by the coding sequence ATGAAAACACTTCCTAAAGACGCAATTTGTTATCGGAAAACACCCGTATTTACCCAAGATCAAATCCCCGAAGGCTTTTTGACTCGACATTCGACGAAAAAAGGTATCTGGGGAAAAATTAACGTCGTTTCAGGATCTCTGCGTTATCGCATTAACGCAGATATACTTGAAGAACATACCCTTACACCCACTAAGTTTGGCATAGTCGAACCAGAAGTTCCGCATCAAGTACAACCCCTTGGTGAGGTTGAATTTTACGTGGAATTTTACCGCTTACCGAAATAG
- a CDS encoding aldo/keto reductase: MTSRRKFITTSVSVAGGVIGGVALTKTLNSTQQPISSTTVSLPTVTMPKRVFGKTGVSVPILGLGGAGQTPLSWDGREKEAIAIAQRALELGIRYFDTAASYGPSEEYLGKILPNYRQEIFLASKTAKRSRDDAWRELERSLKRLNTDYLDLWQLHHVSFSEELDEITAPNGATKALAEAKAQKIVRFVGITGHHEPDIIAAGLRRYPFDTALIPVNAADKHHPRPFIPVVLPVAQELNVGIIAMKVPAYGRIFKPGVLNGMHQALGYTLSQPGVHSAVIAAETPAQLESNVKAAQEFQILTNREIVAIEQLTANAWEDNTFFRSWT, encoded by the coding sequence ATGACCAGCAGACGCAAATTTATCACCACTTCGGTTAGTGTTGCTGGTGGAGTTATTGGAGGAGTAGCTTTGACAAAAACTCTTAACTCTACCCAGCAACCAATATCGTCAACTACAGTTTCTCTTCCTACCGTCACTATGCCCAAACGAGTGTTCGGAAAAACAGGAGTTTCTGTTCCAATTTTAGGCTTAGGTGGTGCAGGACAAACGCCTTTGTCTTGGGATGGTCGGGAAAAAGAGGCGATCGCGATCGCACAACGGGCTTTAGAATTAGGTATCCGCTATTTTGATACTGCCGCGAGTTACGGTCCTTCGGAGGAATATCTTGGTAAAATTTTACCCAACTATCGCCAAGAAATCTTTCTAGCCTCCAAAACAGCCAAGCGATCGCGTGACGATGCGTGGCGAGAATTAGAGCGATCGCTAAAACGCCTAAATACAGATTACCTCGATTTGTGGCAACTGCACCACGTTTCCTTCAGCGAAGAATTAGACGAAATTACCGCCCCCAATGGCGCAACCAAAGCCCTCGCAGAAGCCAAAGCCCAAAAAATCGTCCGTTTCGTGGGTATCACCGGACACCACGAACCAGATATAATTGCCGCAGGACTACGCCGCTATCCCTTCGACACTGCCCTCATTCCCGTCAACGCCGCCGATAAACATCACCCTCGTCCTTTCATTCCCGTCGTCCTTCCCGTCGCCCAAGAACTAAATGTTGGTATAATTGCCATGAAAGTACCAGCCTACGGACGCATCTTCAAACCGGGCGTACTCAACGGAATGCACCAAGCCCTCGGTTATACTTTATCTCAGCCCGGAGTCCACAGCGCCGTTATTGCTGCCGAAACACCAGCACAACTTGAGTCAAATGTCAAGGCTGCCCAAGAATTTCAAATTTTGACAAATCGTGAGATAGTAGCGATCGAACAACTGACAGCCAACGCTTGGGAAGATAACACCTTCTTTCGCAGTTGGACTTAA